Proteins from a genomic interval of Halostella salina:
- a CDS encoding CDP-alcohol phosphatidyltransferase family protein, which translates to MTLDQLRPYVDGLLDPWVRAADRVGLTPNGVSAVAGLVAVAAGVAYYLAGTDPVWYAAGSTLVVLNGWFDVIDGALARRQEVDSEAGDLLDHVLDRYADIVIIAGVAAGVGRYDLGLAAVTGVLMTSYLGTQAQAVGLDRLYAGLVGRADRLVIIAGVGYVAAVVDPTAYGLSLAGWLLVFLAVVGHLTAVQRFHEAWGRLD; encoded by the coding sequence ATGACGCTGGACCAGTTGCGCCCCTACGTCGACGGGCTGCTCGACCCGTGGGTGCGCGCGGCCGACCGCGTCGGCCTCACGCCGAACGGCGTCAGCGCGGTCGCCGGCCTCGTCGCCGTCGCCGCCGGCGTCGCCTACTACCTCGCCGGCACCGACCCGGTCTGGTACGCCGCCGGGTCGACGCTGGTCGTCCTCAACGGCTGGTTCGACGTGATCGACGGCGCGCTCGCCCGCCGGCAGGAAGTCGACTCCGAGGCGGGCGACCTGCTCGACCACGTCCTGGACCGCTACGCCGACATCGTCATCATCGCCGGCGTCGCGGCCGGCGTCGGGCGCTACGACCTCGGTCTCGCCGCCGTCACGGGCGTCCTGATGACCTCCTATCTCGGCACGCAGGCACAGGCAGTCGGGCTCGACCGCCTCTACGCCGGGCTGGTCGGTCGCGCTGACCGGCTCGTCATCATCGCGGGCGTCGGCTACGTCGCGGCCGTCGTCGACCCGACGGCGTACGGGCTCTCGCTCGCCGGCTGGCTGCTCGTGTTCCTCGCCGTCGTCGGTCACCTCACCGCCGTCCAGCGGTTCCACGAGGCGTGGGGGCGGCTCGACTGA